From one Aeropyrum camini SY1 = JCM 12091 genomic stretch:
- a CDS encoding nucleoside-triphosphatase — protein sequence MALQSRGEFNRVLGCVKSRRSLHITGPPGSGKSTFVERLAEALRGRGCRLGGFTAPEVRRGGRRVAFKIVDIASGEEAYLAVADERLVAPGGRRARHGRYVVLVEEAWRVMYSSLRAALASADVIVVDEVGPMELAVPGFREALVEVLRSGKPVVTVFHRRLRSLDPGLYKLLERGCIVWLDEGNRGYLTGLAGEIADALSSEACSDSGGQGYSIYA from the coding sequence GTGGCATTGCAGTCAAGAGGGGAGTTTAACCGGGTTTTGGGCTGCGTCAAGTCGAGGAGGTCTCTTCATATTACCGGGCCGCCTGGCTCTGGTAAGAGTACATTTGTTGAGAGGCTTGCTGAGGCTTTGCGGGGCAGGGGGTGCAGGCTAGGGGGTTTTACTGCTCCGGAGGTGAGGAGAGGGGGCAGGCGTGTCGCGTTTAAGATAGTTGACATAGCCAGCGGGGAGGAGGCTTATCTGGCTGTAGCCGACGAGAGGCTTGTAGCGCCTGGGGGGAGGCGTGCTAGGCATGGGAGGTATGTTGTACTAGTTGAAGAGGCATGGAGGGTAATGTATAGCTCCCTCCGCGCTGCCCTTGCTTCTGCTGACGTCATAGTTGTCGACGAGGTGGGTCCTATGGAGCTAGCGGTGCCCGGGTTTAGGGAGGCGCTTGTCGAGGTCCTCAGGTCGGGGAAGCCGGTGGTAACAGTCTTCCACAGGAGGCTCAGGAGTCTAGACCCTGGATTGTATAAGCTGTTAGAGAGGGGCTGTATAGTCTGGTTAGACGAGGGGAATAGAGGATACCTAACCGGGTTGGCGGGTGAGATTGCTGATGCACTCTCCAGCGAGGCTTGCAGCGACTCTGGAGGGCAAGGCTATAGTATATATGCCTAG
- a CDS encoding inosine/xanthosine triphosphatase — protein sequence MEVAVAVGTGNPVKYRAVKRAFSRFYNASVVMVRVESGVGPQPSGVAGVVGGALARAVRAAAKAGSHFGVGVEAGPIEFPSSGGYVETQVAAVVDRDCRVTIGISPSFEVEERVLDLMLKGVEMERAVNIERRGGLGETVGFVGVATRGAITRQELTEHAVIMALIPRLMGYERIATVEEIASQAGAKVECNSLGAI from the coding sequence ATGGAAGTTGCTGTTGCTGTAGGCACTGGTAACCCGGTTAAGTATCGTGCTGTGAAGAGAGCTTTCTCTAGGTTTTACAATGCTAGTGTGGTGATGGTTAGAGTTGAAAGTGGTGTGGGGCCGCAGCCTTCGGGCGTTGCAGGGGTTGTGGGCGGCGCGCTAGCTAGGGCGGTTAGAGCGGCCGCTAAGGCAGGCTCCCATTTTGGAGTAGGTGTAGAGGCGGGGCCTATAGAATTCCCCTCCTCCGGTGGATATGTTGAAACCCAGGTGGCCGCCGTCGTCGATAGAGATTGCCGCGTTACAATAGGCATTAGCCCGTCCTTCGAGGTGGAGGAGAGGGTGCTGGATTTAATGTTGAAGGGTGTTGAGATGGAGAGGGCTGTTAATATTGAGCGGCGTGGGGGTCTGGGGGAGACGGTGGGGTTTGTTGGTGTCGCAACACGGGGCGCTATAACGAGGCAGGAGCTGACCGAGCATGCCGTCATAATGGCCTTAATACCCAGGCTAATGGGCTATGAGAGGATAGCTACCGTGGAGGAGATAGCTTCCCAGGCTGGAGCAAAGGTGGAATGCAACAGTCTTGGAGCTATATAA
- a CDS encoding tRNA (guanine(10)-N(2))-dimethyltransferase: MHSPARLAATLEGKAIVYMPSPESAIVSGRLEPAWLEVFYNPAMEFNRDVSIIVAIALRSLGLMTRSGVALDAHSGVGVRGVRYALEAGLGHVIMNDINPKAARLSALNARANGLEPGSYTIFNRDSNSLMFHLSRERPTPVSLIDIDPYGSPAPFLDAALALSGKGSVVAVTATDLAVLEGRKARAAVRRYMLRGVSKTPLSKETGLRVLLGYLARVAASHDKAVKPLVAYYADHYYRVYVSVERGAKRSDAMLEESIGKVVYCSEAGVAIAVPHSSDPREVCGGQYIVAGEPAWIGSLGDKSFIEAMLDIAGKSGWLGTRARVERLLEILLGETPLSRGNIYVSLTSLASKARVNTPKKSLVIEFLRERGYRAAATHFSGEGVRTDAPWEEVREAVVKLSSR; encoded by the coding sequence ATGCACTCTCCAGCGAGGCTTGCAGCGACTCTGGAGGGCAAGGCTATAGTATATATGCCTAGCCCGGAGTCCGCTATAGTCTCCGGCAGGCTAGAGCCAGCGTGGCTTGAGGTCTTCTATAACCCGGCAATGGAGTTTAACAGGGATGTGAGCATCATAGTAGCCATTGCCCTGAGATCGCTAGGACTTATGACTAGGTCGGGGGTGGCGTTAGACGCCCACTCAGGCGTTGGCGTGAGAGGTGTAAGGTACGCTCTGGAGGCCGGTTTGGGGCATGTTATAATGAATGATATAAACCCTAAGGCAGCTAGGCTCTCAGCTCTCAACGCAAGAGCGAACGGCCTGGAGCCAGGCTCCTACACAATCTTCAACAGAGACTCCAACAGCCTGATGTTCCACCTCTCTAGGGAGAGGCCCACACCAGTGTCGCTGATAGATATAGACCCCTACGGGTCTCCAGCGCCCTTCCTAGACGCAGCCCTAGCCCTCTCGGGTAAAGGCAGCGTGGTGGCGGTGACCGCTACTGATCTAGCCGTGCTTGAGGGCCGAAAGGCGAGGGCCGCTGTTAGGAGGTACATGCTCAGGGGCGTGTCAAAAACGCCTCTTTCCAAGGAGACGGGGCTAAGGGTTCTTCTAGGATATTTGGCTAGGGTCGCTGCATCACACGACAAAGCTGTGAAGCCTCTGGTCGCATACTATGCAGACCACTACTACCGGGTGTATGTCTCTGTGGAGCGCGGTGCAAAGCGGTCTGACGCCATGCTGGAGGAGAGTATTGGAAAAGTAGTCTACTGCTCCGAGGCTGGCGTGGCTATTGCAGTGCCTCATAGCAGCGATCCCCGGGAGGTGTGCGGCGGGCAGTATATAGTTGCGGGAGAGCCTGCGTGGATTGGGAGCTTGGGCGACAAGTCATTTATAGAGGCAATGCTCGATATAGCGGGAAAGTCGGGGTGGCTCGGAACGCGTGCAAGAGTGGAGAGGCTCCTAGAAATTCTGCTGGGAGAAACACCGCTCTCCCGAGGGAATATATACGTGTCGCTGACCAGCCTAGCGTCTAAAGCCAGGGTAAACACGCCAAAGAAGAGCTTGGTAATAGAGTTTCTGAGGGAGAGAGGATATAGGGCAGCTGCCACTCATTTCTCTGGCGAGGGGGTGAGGACTGATGCCCCCTGGGAGGAAGTGCGAGAGGCTGTTGTGAAACTCAGCTCAAGGTAG
- a CDS encoding 30S ribosomal protein S8e, with the protein MGIYQWRDRKKPSGGKRRYYYKVKRKYAAGRPPTHTTLSAAEEERKLLRVRGGNYKIRAKRVAFAVVSNPKTGEAKKARILRIVETPAHREYARRGIIVKGAVIDTTLGKAVVTSRPGQDGVVNAVLLEESKKQ; encoded by the coding sequence GTGGGTATCTATCAGTGGCGTGACAGGAAGAAGCCTTCAGGAGGTAAGAGACGCTACTACTATAAAGTGAAGCGGAAATATGCTGCTGGCAGGCCTCCAACACACACCACCTTATCGGCAGCTGAAGAAGAGAGAAAGCTCCTTAGAGTAAGGGGTGGTAACTATAAGATTAGGGCCAAAAGAGTCGCCTTCGCCGTAGTATCAAACCCAAAGACCGGAGAGGCGAAGAAAGCAAGGATACTCAGGATAGTAGAGACTCCTGCGCACAGGGAATACGCCCGCAGGGGTATAATAGTGAAGGGAGCAGTAATAGACACGACACTAGGTAAAGCCGTGGTAACCAGTAGGCCAGGCCAGGATGGTGTTGTCAACGCAGTTCTGCTGGAAGAATCCAAGAAACAGTAG
- a CDS encoding coiled-coil protein: protein MQGKSIAEFKKEEEELLKTIEELKEEIVKLKEERRKLINEVKALREERRRASREKREYVERLRSLREERKKILDELAQLKEERKKARDELVIKRDQLRVLRNLLEKEGGRLAKISLKRLQKRLQELEMMQMTRVLRPEEEKRLVEEISRLEELIERVRKAKEQALSVMELQAEVKALVIKLKDLNRRIEELRQQAGSVKEELATLSSKIEEYNERIKKLSDEIDKRSTRIDELSKDIDNLYSKYREVMTRLKDIRIAMARGMELSEVEKRRDEVKKKLERGEPLTLEELKLIYGFYE, encoded by the coding sequence GTGCAAGGTAAGAGTATAGCCGAGTTTAAAAAGGAAGAAGAGGAGCTACTCAAGACTATTGAAGAGTTGAAAGAAGAGATTGTGAAGCTCAAGGAGGAGAGGAGAAAGCTCATAAATGAAGTGAAAGCTCTGAGGGAGGAGAGGAGGAGGGCTTCGAGAGAGAAGAGGGAGTATGTCGAGAGGCTCCGCAGCCTCAGGGAGGAGAGGAAGAAGATTCTTGATGAACTTGCCCAGCTTAAGGAGGAGAGGAAGAAGGCTAGGGACGAGCTAGTGATAAAGAGGGATCAGCTTAGGGTTCTTAGGAATCTCCTCGAGAAGGAGGGAGGTAGGCTGGCTAAAATAAGCCTCAAGAGGCTGCAGAAGAGGCTGCAGGAGCTTGAGATGATGCAGATGACCAGGGTTTTAAGGCCTGAGGAGGAGAAGAGGCTTGTAGAGGAGATTTCCAGGCTAGAGGAGCTTATAGAGAGGGTTAGGAAGGCTAAGGAGCAGGCCCTCTCAGTTATGGAGCTACAGGCCGAGGTTAAAGCGCTTGTTATCAAGCTTAAAGACCTTAACAGAAGGATAGAAGAGCTGAGGCAGCAGGCGGGCTCTGTTAAGGAGGAGCTGGCGACGCTCAGCAGCAAGATAGAAGAGTATAATGAGAGGATAAAGAAGCTTAGCGACGAGATAGACAAGAGGAGCACGAGGATAGATGAGCTGTCAAAGGATATAGACAACCTGTACTCAAAGTACAGGGAGGTCATGACCAGGCTAAAAGATATTAGAATAGCCATGGCTAGAGGCATGGAGCTCAGCGAGGTAGAAAAGAGGAGAGACGAGGTTAAGAAGAAGCTAGAGCGCGGCGAACCTCTAACCCTAGAGGAGCTGAAGCTCATCTACGGCTTCTACGAGTAG
- a CDS encoding helix-turn-helix transcriptional regulator: MVRNVEVYEKRALELIKQTEGILQSELWKLLGLDSREGSRIVLRLARKGIIRREQVVINGRKTYRLYPAEPTDRKQLNIIVDIGSILDIPCVVCPYIDECGEGGFYSPESCRLIDEWVHGK, encoded by the coding sequence ATGGTTAGAAACGTCGAGGTTTACGAGAAGCGCGCCCTAGAGCTTATAAAACAGACGGAAGGTATATTGCAGAGCGAGCTCTGGAAGCTCCTTGGCCTAGATAGCCGTGAAGGCTCGCGGATAGTCCTTCGTCTAGCAAGGAAGGGTATAATCCGTAGGGAGCAGGTTGTCATAAACGGTAGGAAAACGTATAGGCTCTACCCAGCAGAGCCCACAGATAGGAAGCAGCTAAACATTATTGTGGACATAGGGTCGATACTCGATATACCATGTGTTGTATGCCCATATATAGACGAGTGTGGCGAGGGAGGCTTCTACAGCCCCGAGAGCTGCCGCCTTATAGACGAGTGGGTCCACGGCAAGTAG
- the coxB gene encoding cytochrome c oxidase subunit II, producing MDIIPTEAIWWRLFLLFTVVGVLAAGTVTVFFIYTLFKYRSSGQTTGGGESAAGRIYRIMVESPVSGKSKYLLFVTGLIVMGLIVTTIDETLYLEKSPPVEDALVVMVVGFQFGWQFEYSVDGETVTTINYLVVPSDTLVEFRVTSRDVFHAFGIPEFKNKIDAIPGILNSMWIKTPDEPGKVYNAYCYELCGIGHSLMVGKVIVVDKTKFYNAYNSGPDVFREYVNSVISNYK from the coding sequence GTGGATATTATCCCTACCGAGGCTATATGGTGGAGGCTATTCCTACTCTTCACGGTAGTAGGTGTACTAGCTGCAGGCACTGTCACAGTGTTCTTCATCTACACACTCTTCAAGTATAGGAGCAGTGGTCAGACCACTGGTGGAGGAGAGAGCGCAGCGGGGAGGATATATAGGATTATGGTTGAGAGCCCGGTTTCCGGTAAGTCTAAGTACCTTCTCTTCGTGACCGGATTAATAGTTATGGGCCTCATAGTAACCACAATAGACGAGACACTGTATCTCGAGAAGAGTCCTCCGGTTGAGGATGCCCTTGTGGTAATGGTTGTGGGGTTCCAGTTTGGATGGCAGTTTGAGTATTCGGTTGACGGTGAAACTGTAACTACTATAAACTACCTGGTTGTCCCCTCTGACACGCTTGTAGAGTTTAGGGTTACGAGCCGAGACGTGTTCCATGCGTTCGGCATACCCGAGTTCAAAAACAAGATCGACGCCATCCCCGGAATTCTGAATAGTATGTGGATTAAAACTCCTGATGAGCCGGGTAAAGTTTATAATGCTTACTGCTATGAGCTGTGTGGTATAGGCCATAGCCTTATGGTTGGCAAGGTTATTGTGGTTGACAAGACCAAGTTCTATAATGCTTATAACTCTGGTCCTGATGTGTTTAGAGAGTATGTGAATAGTGTAATATCGAATTACAAGTAG
- a CDS encoding transcription initiation factor IIB family protein, which produces MHGSCENVIVTPEGEWVCLDTGEVLKENSFAEYMVVPRHSSTPETATPVSFKTHDMNIGARMSDYSSARNPLKRGLRTSKYATSSISRSEVPTITALQKLKELVEILKIPASVHETAALILRSYLDSVSRRPGRVEQYVAASIAKAVEIHGIPISIGEVAKAAGVEIESVQKAILQMSETEVVKNLVRKSIVKARFRGSSTKMRRIEEFINRLVSNLGLDPEVKRIALEFVRVSLKAGSGANIKTFHGKKSAALAAAAVYLAARLLNYDVSQKKIASMLELKESNIRKHYRFLIDNVAIIVYV; this is translated from the coding sequence ATGCATGGTTCGTGCGAAAACGTCATAGTAACTCCCGAGGGCGAGTGGGTTTGTCTCGATACTGGGGAGGTTTTGAAGGAAAATAGTTTTGCCGAGTATATGGTGGTGCCTAGGCATTCTTCAACACCCGAGACAGCGACTCCCGTATCGTTCAAGACGCACGATATGAACATAGGTGCTAGGATGAGCGACTATAGCTCCGCCAGGAACCCCTTGAAGAGGGGGCTGAGGACCTCGAAGTATGCTACGAGCAGCATATCAAGGTCGGAGGTTCCGACTATAACCGCACTTCAAAAACTGAAGGAGCTGGTGGAGATACTTAAGATCCCGGCTAGCGTGCACGAGACTGCCGCCCTCATTCTAAGAAGCTATCTCGACTCGGTCTCCAGGAGGCCGGGGAGGGTTGAGCAGTATGTAGCGGCATCCATAGCCAAGGCGGTAGAGATACATGGAATACCTATTAGCATCGGCGAGGTGGCGAAGGCTGCGGGCGTCGAGATAGAGAGTGTTCAGAAAGCCATACTCCAGATGTCGGAGACGGAAGTGGTTAAGAATCTTGTTAGGAAGTCTATAGTTAAGGCTCGCTTCCGGGGCTCCTCCACCAAGATGAGGAGGATAGAGGAATTTATAAACAGGCTAGTCTCTAACCTGGGCTTAGACCCCGAGGTTAAGAGGATAGCTCTCGAATTTGTTAGAGTCTCGCTTAAAGCGGGTAGCGGGGCCAACATTAAAACTTTCCACGGTAAAAAATCTGCTGCACTGGCAGCCGCTGCCGTCTACCTTGCAGCCAGGCTGCTCAACTACGACGTCAGCCAGAAGAAGATAGCTAGCATGCTGGAGCTCAAAGAATCCAACATAAGGAAACACTATAGGTTTTTGATAGATAATGTCGCGATAATAGTCTATGTATAG
- a CDS encoding ATP/GTP-binding protein — translation MIGYIIVTGTAGAGKSSLVGALSEKLTSLGASVATLNLDPAAEKLPYDPSVDAREYVSIAEFMDKGLGPNGALVAAVDSLINHVVDIREELDYYAPDYIIVDTPGQLELFAYRIGGPLVLKGILGDSNAVNVFLIDSIFVDNAISLVSALLLASSVAVRLGLPQVNAVSKADMLLPEVREEVIPRLGEPGFLEFLLEKDRTYEGAGKILAEELARAIETTGFIGEILQTSVLEPESISLLAAKTQQILAGGDDYKIYDITGQ, via the coding sequence GTGATAGGCTATATAATTGTTACTGGCACTGCCGGAGCCGGGAAAAGTAGCTTAGTAGGCGCTCTATCGGAGAAGCTGACTTCCCTCGGCGCTAGCGTTGCCACTCTTAACCTCGATCCCGCAGCCGAAAAGCTGCCCTACGATCCTTCTGTGGACGCTAGGGAGTATGTATCGATTGCAGAGTTCATGGATAAGGGTCTCGGCCCTAATGGAGCCCTTGTAGCAGCTGTCGACTCACTAATAAACCATGTCGTGGATATTAGGGAGGAGCTGGACTATTATGCCCCAGACTATATTATAGTGGATACTCCCGGCCAGCTTGAACTCTTTGCCTACAGGATAGGCGGCCCCCTAGTTCTTAAAGGTATACTTGGAGATTCGAACGCTGTTAACGTTTTCCTCATCGACTCGATATTCGTTGACAACGCAATAAGCTTGGTCTCAGCTCTGCTTCTCGCCAGCAGTGTCGCCGTGAGGCTAGGGCTCCCCCAGGTTAACGCAGTGTCAAAAGCAGACATGCTGTTGCCAGAGGTGCGAGAGGAAGTGATACCCAGACTGGGAGAGCCTGGTTTTCTCGAGTTTCTACTGGAGAAGGACAGGACTTACGAGGGCGCTGGTAAGATTCTTGCCGAGGAGCTCGCCAGAGCCATAGAAACGACAGGGTTCATAGGAGAGATTCTACAGACCTCGGTTCTCGAGCCAGAATCCATTTCTCTCCTCGCCGCTAAAACCCAGCAGATACTGGCTGGCGGTGACGACTACAAGATATACGATATCACAGGCCAGTAA
- a CDS encoding H/ACA ribonucleoprotein complex subunit GAR1: protein MADRGKQRRRTRGGTGRRRVEYRRVPLGVVRAIVRTGHIVVEPSERVRRDPPRGRFQVVLAGDGEVGYVSDVIGPVNSPYIVVRARNREVIEKLGPGVELVMLVPIKKRPMKGGPRPPRRGSKRGRGFKKGKAGK from the coding sequence ATGGCGGACCGCGGAAAGCAGCGTCGTAGAACTAGAGGGGGTACGGGGAGAAGGCGTGTAGAATATAGGAGAGTGCCTCTAGGCGTTGTGAGGGCTATAGTGAGGACGGGGCATATAGTGGTAGAGCCTAGCGAGAGGGTGAGGAGAGACCCGCCCCGTGGTAGGTTTCAAGTGGTTTTGGCTGGAGACGGTGAGGTGGGCTACGTCTCAGACGTCATAGGCCCTGTAAACTCCCCTTATATAGTGGTCAGGGCTAGAAATAGGGAGGTTATTGAGAAGCTCGGCCCGGGAGTGGAGCTTGTGATGCTTGTTCCCATTAAGAAACGGCCGATGAAAGGAGGTCCTCGCCCTCCAAGACGGGGTTCAAAGAGGGGTAGAGGTTTCAAGAAGGGAAAGGCGGGGAAGTAG
- a CDS encoding CBS domain-containing protein → MKAWEIARKPKVVVYPNDPVTYVRARMRSEEEPIAVVVESEKSEKVAGYITWNEVIQVTSHYSHLRAKDVALDHPVAYRDEDIADIYRRMVEERVYALPILESKENPRLVGVVTIADIVRALRRAGFKPVAETVAEVMTVEDLDRYLVEPGERVDRVWSDLVYRRMPGKVVVRSREDPVPWGVVTPREFVSTSRWFFHRESERGLKTVAKVRRIMLRGVPVATPETPIEYVADVMAEHEYTVLPVIDEKEGRVLGVVTIFDVARAYIEGAKPGRAKPVAKPVVPIEVKPEERIAYVSTEKVLQQVMVERPQPVEIAGVTAADIARSELPAITVNDSIEHARRVMLRYRSNYVLVVDEDGNIKGVVSKWSMLKAIGLRGPLWRRRVYDKFFIDFVMDTNVERVKPDASIEEVALKMVSSRSEVAIVEDEDGRPIGFITKDDLVEAYRRLMIGRSKVENIMTPGRIGIVHPHHSLYHAVNKMHNFYLDALAVYDGREVIGVVSANRLPFVAYEDAMGRKSRRLIWVRKLVRGSARRGRYVKVLPLIVLDVTTELRGVYVRPDDDAVKAIEIMEKYNVDGVPVVDRDGRVLGVVTKTDVVRELARTARVRIERGLPTRVEKGGEEAEAAEAG, encoded by the coding sequence TTGAAGGCTTGGGAGATAGCCAGGAAGCCTAAGGTTGTAGTGTACCCCAACGACCCGGTAACGTATGTTAGGGCTAGGATGAGGAGTGAGGAGGAGCCGATAGCTGTAGTGGTTGAGAGCGAAAAGAGCGAGAAGGTAGCCGGGTATATCACGTGGAACGAGGTTATACAGGTGACAAGCCACTACTCACACCTGCGTGCTAAGGATGTTGCACTCGACCACCCTGTGGCCTACAGGGACGAAGATATAGCCGATATCTATAGGAGGATGGTTGAGGAGAGGGTCTACGCACTGCCCATCCTAGAGTCTAAGGAGAACCCTAGGCTTGTCGGTGTCGTGACCATAGCGGATATAGTAAGGGCTCTTAGAAGGGCTGGCTTCAAGCCTGTAGCCGAGACTGTAGCCGAGGTTATGACTGTTGAGGATTTAGATCGCTATCTGGTAGAGCCTGGAGAGAGGGTTGACAGGGTTTGGAGCGATCTAGTGTATAGGAGGATGCCGGGTAAGGTTGTCGTGAGGAGTAGGGAGGATCCTGTTCCATGGGGAGTTGTGACCCCCCGCGAGTTTGTGTCAACCAGCAGATGGTTCTTCCATAGGGAGAGCGAGCGCGGGTTGAAGACTGTGGCAAAGGTTAGGAGGATAATGTTGAGAGGTGTGCCTGTGGCCACGCCTGAAACCCCCATAGAATATGTTGCTGACGTTATGGCCGAACACGAGTATACAGTACTGCCGGTGATAGATGAGAAGGAGGGCCGCGTCTTAGGCGTGGTCACTATATTCGACGTGGCGAGGGCCTACATCGAGGGCGCCAAGCCGGGCAGGGCAAAGCCTGTAGCCAAGCCTGTCGTACCGATAGAGGTCAAGCCTGAGGAGAGGATAGCATACGTTAGCACGGAGAAGGTTCTGCAGCAAGTAATGGTTGAGAGGCCGCAGCCAGTTGAGATAGCTGGGGTCACCGCTGCAGACATAGCGAGAAGCGAGCTACCAGCGATAACAGTGAACGATAGCATCGAGCACGCCAGGAGGGTAATGCTCAGGTACAGGTCTAACTACGTACTTGTGGTAGACGAGGATGGTAACATAAAGGGAGTTGTGTCTAAGTGGAGCATGCTTAAGGCCATTGGCCTGAGAGGCCCGCTTTGGAGGAGGAGGGTTTACGACAAGTTCTTCATAGATTTCGTGATGGACACCAATGTGGAGAGAGTAAAGCCCGACGCGAGTATAGAGGAGGTAGCCCTGAAAATGGTCTCCTCGAGAAGCGAAGTAGCCATTGTGGAGGACGAGGACGGCAGGCCTATAGGCTTCATAACAAAAGACGACCTAGTAGAGGCGTATAGGAGGCTGATGATAGGGCGGTCGAAGGTAGAGAACATTATGACGCCTGGCCGCATCGGAATAGTGCATCCGCACCATAGCCTGTACCACGCTGTAAACAAGATGCACAACTTCTACCTCGACGCCCTGGCAGTATACGACGGCAGAGAAGTTATAGGCGTGGTGTCCGCTAACAGGCTCCCCTTCGTTGCATATGAAGACGCTATGGGTAGGAAGTCTAGGAGGCTAATCTGGGTGAGAAAGCTTGTCAGGGGGTCCGCCAGGCGGGGGAGGTACGTTAAGGTACTGCCTCTCATAGTACTCGATGTTACTACAGAGCTCAGGGGCGTGTATGTAAGGCCTGACGACGATGCTGTAAAGGCTATAGAGATTATGGAAAAGTACAATGTAGACGGTGTGCCCGTCGTCGACAGGGATGGGCGCGTACTAGGGGTGGTCACAAAGACGGACGTTGTTAGAGAGCTAGCGAGAACGGCCAGGGTCAGGATCGAGAGGGGTCTGCCAACACGTGTTGAAAAGGGGGGAGAAGAGGCTGAAGCGGCCGAAGCAGGCTAA
- a CDS encoding transcriptional regulator: protein MVQGLPGDFEDYLYRVIATLYRYAERLVVIDYPSSPTRRSIDLIASLPGSRVVLVKAIYDASLISKKEVEELSAVANSLGVSAVIIAEKMAGEELLTSVVYDRYGVNMVNLETFENFISGREEVYVTRYKDIYTVSISSEKLREKRLEKGLSLGHLAYILKTSRKSIYEYERGVMAPSVEKAEKLVDILGEEILEPIDILVSPRKPVSKRDFDRPEEAIVGEKLLELGFRVSHAKRTVVDLVAGRSRDEGVGSRIMIVVKRSREGRERMISRIMKGAKMGNILSSSLYAVVTDEEKRLVKDLDHANAIVKDVKEFLNEVSKGRIEED from the coding sequence TCGTGGTCATAGACTACCCCAGCAGCCCGACGAGGCGTAGTATAGATTTGATAGCCAGCCTCCCCGGCTCCAGGGTTGTACTTGTTAAGGCGATATACGATGCGTCGCTTATATCTAAGAAGGAGGTGGAGGAGCTGTCGGCGGTCGCCAACAGCCTAGGCGTGTCGGCCGTAATAATTGCTGAGAAGATGGCCGGCGAAGAACTGCTGACCAGTGTTGTCTACGACAGGTACGGGGTAAATATGGTAAACCTGGAGACTTTCGAGAACTTTATATCGGGTAGGGAGGAGGTCTATGTAACCAGGTACAAGGACATCTATACCGTAAGCATAAGCAGCGAAAAACTCAGGGAGAAGAGGCTGGAGAAAGGACTAAGCCTGGGCCACCTGGCATACATTCTCAAGACTTCCAGGAAGAGTATATACGAGTATGAGAGGGGTGTTATGGCCCCTTCCGTAGAGAAGGCGGAGAAGCTTGTTGACATACTTGGAGAGGAAATACTGGAGCCCATAGATATTCTCGTCAGCCCCAGGAAGCCCGTGTCGAAGAGGGACTTTGATAGGCCAGAGGAGGCTATAGTTGGCGAAAAGCTGCTTGAGCTGGGCTTCAGAGTCTCCCACGCTAAGAGGACTGTGGTTGACCTGGTAGCGGGCAGGAGCAGGGACGAGGGTGTGGGGAGCAGGATTATGATAGTAGTGAAGCGGAGCCGGGAGGGCAGGGAGAGGATGATAAGCAGGATAATGAAGGGGGCTAAGATGGGGAACATACTCTCCAGCAGCCTCTACGCCGTGGTGACGGACGAGGAGAAGAGACTTGTGAAGGATCTTGACCACGCAAACGCTATAGTGAAGGATGTGAAAGAGTTCTTGAATGAAGTTAGTAAGGGGAGAATAGAAGAGGACTAG